A genomic stretch from Sphingobacterium sp. ML3W includes:
- a CDS encoding nuclear transport factor 2 family protein, whose protein sequence is MKTLVKTFTAALIAVSTFAMAAEGPGSKSAKATVNLSTADFALEHYVAVTTEGESAGVEQLFAEDFSQKANATTNNRDEVVKFFKKQKGEKLNCTVTTDIIEESADYMVAKVTLKFENFTKTDLVTLMREGNMWKVSKSINSYK, encoded by the coding sequence ATGAAAACTCTAGTAAAAACATTCACAGCAGCCTTAATCGCAGTATCGACATTCGCTATGGCCGCTGAAGGACCAGGTTCAAAATCAGCAAAAGCAACTGTTAACCTTTCCACAGCAGACTTTGCTCTTGAACATTATGTTGCGGTAACCACCGAAGGTGAATCAGCAGGCGTGGAGCAATTATTTGCAGAAGATTTCAGCCAGAAAGCTAATGCAACTACCAATAACCGTGACGAGGTCGTTAAATTCTTTAAAAAACAAAAAGGGGAGAAGCTAAACTGTACGGTAACTACCGACATTATCGAAGAGTCAGCCGATTATATGGTCGCAAAGGTAACTTTGAAGTTTGAAAACTTTACCAAGACTGACCTTGTGACGTTGATGCGCGAAGGCAATATGTGGAAAGTATCCAAATCAATCAATTCATATAAGTAG